Proteins from one Microbacterium faecale genomic window:
- a CDS encoding GntR family transcriptional regulator yields MTTTEALSKSELAYRWISERVSTREYGPGYRLVLGDIARILDMSVVPVREAIRRLEAEGLISYERNVGARVALADPNEYIDTMQTLGVLEGAATAFAAPHVSAEALDEAAAVNQQMRELLTEFDPHRFTALNERFHTLLFETCPNHHLLDLVQRGWMRLNNVRDSTFGFIPARAAASVDEHDELVALLREGASAEAIEQAARQHRLRTMNAYRDKRSAHHPTNRSS; encoded by the coding sequence ATGACGACCACCGAGGCGCTCAGCAAGTCCGAGCTCGCGTACCGCTGGATCAGCGAACGCGTGTCGACGCGCGAATACGGTCCCGGGTACCGGCTCGTGCTCGGCGACATCGCTCGGATCCTCGACATGAGCGTCGTCCCCGTGCGCGAGGCGATCCGTCGCCTCGAAGCCGAGGGACTCATCAGCTACGAACGCAACGTGGGCGCGCGGGTCGCGCTGGCGGATCCGAACGAGTACATCGACACGATGCAGACGCTGGGCGTCCTCGAAGGAGCCGCGACGGCTTTCGCAGCACCGCACGTGAGCGCGGAGGCCCTCGACGAGGCGGCCGCCGTGAACCAGCAAATGCGCGAGCTACTGACCGAGTTCGACCCGCACCGCTTCACCGCTCTGAACGAACGCTTCCACACGCTGCTGTTCGAGACCTGCCCGAACCATCACCTGCTCGACCTCGTGCAGCGCGGATGGATGCGCCTCAACAACGTGCGCGACTCGACCTTCGGGTTCATCCCCGCGCGCGCCGCCGCATCCGTCGACGAACACGACGAGCTCGTCGCTCTGCTGCGCGAGGGCGCCTCCGCCGAGGCGATCGAGCAGGCGGCGCGACAGCACCGACTGCGGACGATGAACGCGT
- a CDS encoding fumarylacetoacetate hydrolase family protein, translated as MTNDRSPDPRFAALPLRPGKIIAVHLSYVSRSDQRGRRPKHPSYFLKPTSSLAASGSAVARPAGTELLAFEGEIALIVGTAGAHLAPENAWDHIGWVTAANDWGLYDLRTNDKGSNLRNKGRDGYTPIGPETIDARSVSPGDLRVRTWKNGDLVQDDTTADGHLIFGFEQLIADLSQHVTLEPGDIILTGTPAGSSVAEPGDEIEVEVDAPAAGLTSGVLASRVVEGEGDFDPELGSLPSVDDTQREEAWGSREAAGLEDAPVLDADLRAKLEACPVAGLSQQLRKRGIRSCFIDGVLPLAAGDKIVGVAKTLRFVPLREDLFSSHGGGYNAQKQCFDSVRPGEVIVIEARGERQTGTLGDILALRAQARGAAGIVTDGGVRDSDLVAGFDLPVFAQGGHPAVLGRRHVPWEHGVTIACGGATVQPGDIIVGDSDGVVVVPAHLATEAAEATLAQEDEDDWIAAQVTAGAAIEGLFPMNAEWRARYESERRDRS; from the coding sequence ATGACGAACGACCGATCCCCTGACCCACGCTTCGCCGCGCTCCCGTTGCGCCCCGGGAAGATCATCGCGGTTCACCTGAGCTATGTCTCTCGCTCCGACCAGCGCGGCCGCCGCCCGAAGCACCCGTCCTACTTCCTGAAGCCGACCAGCTCGCTCGCGGCGTCGGGATCCGCGGTTGCCCGGCCCGCAGGCACGGAGCTGCTCGCCTTCGAGGGCGAGATCGCGCTCATCGTCGGCACCGCCGGCGCGCACCTCGCCCCCGAGAACGCCTGGGACCACATCGGCTGGGTCACGGCCGCGAACGACTGGGGCCTGTACGACCTGCGCACGAACGACAAGGGATCCAACCTCCGCAACAAGGGACGCGACGGCTACACGCCGATCGGTCCGGAGACGATCGATGCGCGTTCCGTCTCCCCGGGCGACCTACGGGTGCGCACGTGGAAGAACGGCGACCTGGTCCAGGACGACACGACCGCCGATGGACACCTGATCTTCGGCTTCGAACAGCTCATCGCCGACCTCTCGCAGCACGTCACGCTCGAGCCGGGCGACATCATCCTCACCGGCACCCCCGCCGGATCCTCGGTGGCCGAGCCGGGCGACGAGATCGAGGTCGAGGTCGACGCTCCCGCGGCGGGCCTGACCTCCGGCGTGCTCGCCTCGCGCGTCGTCGAGGGCGAGGGCGACTTCGACCCCGAGCTCGGATCGCTGCCGTCGGTCGACGACACACAGCGCGAAGAGGCCTGGGGCTCCCGTGAAGCCGCCGGTCTCGAGGACGCACCCGTCCTCGACGCCGACCTCCGCGCCAAGCTCGAGGCGTGTCCCGTCGCCGGACTGTCGCAGCAGCTGCGCAAGCGCGGGATCCGGTCGTGCTTCATCGACGGCGTGCTCCCGCTTGCTGCGGGCGACAAGATCGTCGGCGTGGCCAAGACGCTCCGCTTCGTGCCACTGCGCGAAGACCTCTTCTCGTCGCACGGCGGCGGATACAACGCGCAGAAGCAGTGCTTCGACAGCGTGCGCCCCGGCGAGGTCATCGTCATCGAGGCGCGCGGCGAGCGCCAGACCGGAACGCTCGGCGACATCCTCGCCCTGCGTGCTCAGGCGCGCGGCGCGGCCGGTATCGTCACCGACGGCGGCGTGCGCGACTCCGACCTCGTGGCCGGCTTCGACCTGCCGGTCTTCGCGCAGGGCGGGCACCCCGCCGTGCTCGGCCGTCGCCACGTGCCGTGGGAGCACGGCGTCACCATCGCGTGCGGCGGCGCCACGGTGCAGCCGGGCGACATCATCGTCGGCGACAGCGACGGCGTCGTGGTCGTGCCAGCCCACCTCGCCACCGAAGCCGCAGAGGCGACGCTCGCGCAGGAGGACGAGGATGATTGGATCGCCGCGCAGGTCACGGCCGGCGCCGCGATCGAGGGCCTCTTCCCCATGAACGCCGAGTGGCGGGCGCGGTACGAGTCGGAGCGCCGAGACCGATCATGA
- a CDS encoding MFS transporter — MSRTSRHLTPTGTIQATRDRRRVAFATVAGTTIEWYDYFTYAACAGLVFGALFFEPAGEGISTILAFGSVGISFLFRPLGAFLAGHFGDKIGRKPILVITLLLMGVATALIGVLPTYAMAGVWAPILLILLRILQGISAGGEWGGAVLMAVEHAPAKRRGFFGSMPQIGVPIGLLLSSGMLQVMNWLFPGDAFLEWGWRIPFLFSIVLIALGYWIRRGVEESPVFTEIAERKEQTSAPVAKLFARFTPLVLLAALVFAGNNAIGYMTTGGYIQNYGTAELGLERGPVLAAVTWSGVSWLVFTLLAGIISDYIGRRTTYIIGYVLLGIAAALTFPVVNIGEVWALTVALLVLTVGLGLTYGPQAAWFTELFPSSVRFSGVSISYAIGSIVGGAFSPMIAAWILEATGDALNIGYYLVGMAVIALVATLLLRNRNGINLRPTQEERQRTGIYIWQKPLDETRR, encoded by the coding sequence ATGTCCCGCACATCAAGGCATCTCACGCCAACCGGCACCATCCAGGCCACGCGCGATCGCCGTCGCGTCGCGTTCGCCACGGTGGCGGGCACCACCATCGAGTGGTACGACTACTTCACCTACGCCGCGTGCGCGGGGCTCGTCTTCGGCGCGCTCTTCTTCGAGCCGGCTGGCGAGGGGATCTCGACGATCCTCGCCTTCGGATCCGTCGGTATCAGCTTCCTGTTCCGCCCGCTCGGCGCATTCCTCGCGGGTCACTTCGGCGACAAGATCGGGCGCAAGCCCATCCTCGTCATCACGCTGTTGCTGATGGGGGTGGCCACCGCGCTCATCGGCGTGCTGCCGACGTACGCGATGGCGGGGGTCTGGGCGCCGATCCTGTTGATCCTGCTGCGCATCCTGCAGGGCATCTCGGCCGGCGGCGAGTGGGGTGGCGCGGTCCTGATGGCCGTCGAACACGCACCGGCGAAGCGCCGCGGGTTCTTCGGGTCGATGCCGCAGATCGGCGTGCCGATCGGCCTGCTGCTGTCGAGCGGCATGCTGCAGGTCATGAACTGGCTGTTCCCCGGGGATGCGTTCCTCGAGTGGGGCTGGCGTATCCCGTTCCTCTTCAGCATCGTGCTCATCGCTCTCGGGTACTGGATCCGTCGCGGCGTGGAGGAGAGCCCCGTGTTCACCGAAATCGCCGAGCGCAAGGAGCAGACCTCCGCTCCCGTTGCCAAGCTCTTCGCGCGGTTCACCCCGCTCGTGCTTCTGGCGGCCCTCGTCTTCGCCGGCAACAACGCGATCGGGTACATGACGACCGGCGGCTATATCCAGAACTACGGCACCGCGGAGCTCGGTCTCGAGCGCGGACCCGTCCTCGCGGCGGTGACGTGGTCGGGTGTGAGCTGGCTCGTCTTCACCCTCCTCGCGGGCATCATCAGCGACTACATCGGCCGGCGTACGACCTACATCATCGGGTACGTGCTGCTCGGCATCGCCGCGGCACTCACCTTCCCCGTCGTCAACATCGGTGAGGTGTGGGCGCTCACGGTCGCGCTGCTCGTGCTCACGGTGGGATTGGGGCTGACCTACGGTCCGCAGGCCGCCTGGTTCACGGAGCTGTTCCCGTCTTCCGTGCGCTTCTCGGGCGTCTCGATCTCGTACGCGATCGGTTCGATCGTCGGCGGCGCATTCTCGCCGATGATCGCGGCGTGGATTCTCGAGGCCACCGGCGACGCGCTGAACATCGGCTACTATCTCGTCGGCATGGCGGTCATCGCGCTCGTTGCGACGCTCCTGCTGCGCAACCGCAACGGCATCAACCTGCGTCCCACGCAGGAGGAGCGCCAGCGCACGGGCATTTACATCTGGCAGAAGCCGTTGGACGAGACGCGGCGCTAG
- a CDS encoding thiamine pyrophosphate-binding protein produces MPTVAQHVAHALAHHIDHVFGVMGNGNAYLLDALLNETDAAYTAVRHEQGAVVAADAHFRVSQRIAAATTTYGAGFTNTLTALAESAMARIPLVLVVGDEPTSGARPWDVDQIALASGVGVRTYTVGRLDAVATVTLAIEHALAKRLPVVLSLPYDVPTRDAGPLPRELPAIVPPERVEPAAATHAAIARTADVLRAAQRPVILGGRGAWLAGASDALGRLADRTGALTGSSTLGRGIFPDARYDFGVTGGFGAPGAMDLVRTADVVVVIGASLNQFTMRFGELFAPDTHVVQVDIAPSATHPRVNAFLRGDAHTVTELLVDALGAGSGSGWRDTVDVPALRTQVVEGEFADDGRLDPRAAASRLAELLPSERIVVSDGGHFLGWANMFWPVASAGRMVMVGTAYQSIGLGFPSVAGAAAADADSAIVLSTGDGGGLMALADLETAVRTAGGRGICVVWNDGAYGAEVNLYGLLGLNERPMRIPDVDFAALGAAVGAEPVVVTSLADLDRVATWAEEPVAERRFLMLDLRISGRIIAPYQHEIIRVNLG; encoded by the coding sequence ATGCCCACCGTCGCCCAGCACGTCGCCCACGCCCTCGCCCACCACATCGACCACGTCTTCGGGGTGATGGGCAACGGAAACGCCTACCTTCTCGACGCCCTGCTCAACGAGACCGACGCCGCTTACACTGCGGTGCGCCACGAACAGGGCGCCGTGGTCGCGGCCGATGCGCACTTTCGGGTCTCGCAGCGGATCGCCGCCGCCACCACGACCTATGGCGCGGGGTTCACGAACACCCTGACGGCCCTCGCCGAGTCAGCCATGGCGCGCATCCCCCTCGTGCTCGTCGTCGGGGACGAGCCGACGAGCGGCGCGCGCCCCTGGGACGTCGACCAGATCGCGCTCGCGTCGGGCGTCGGCGTGCGCACCTACACCGTCGGGCGCCTCGACGCCGTCGCAACGGTCACGCTCGCGATTGAACACGCTCTCGCGAAGCGACTCCCCGTCGTGCTATCGCTGCCCTACGACGTGCCGACCCGCGATGCGGGGCCGCTTCCCCGCGAGCTGCCCGCCATTGTGCCGCCCGAGCGCGTCGAGCCGGCCGCGGCCACGCACGCCGCGATCGCACGCACCGCGGATGTGCTCCGCGCGGCGCAGCGCCCCGTGATCCTCGGCGGCCGCGGCGCGTGGCTGGCCGGTGCATCGGATGCGCTCGGACGCCTGGCCGACCGCACGGGCGCCCTCACCGGCTCCTCCACGCTGGGGCGCGGGATCTTCCCCGACGCACGGTACGACTTCGGTGTCACCGGGGGATTCGGCGCGCCCGGCGCGATGGACCTGGTCCGCACCGCCGACGTCGTCGTGGTCATCGGCGCCTCCTTGAACCAGTTCACGATGCGCTTCGGCGAGCTGTTCGCCCCCGACACCCACGTGGTACAGGTCGACATTGCGCCGAGCGCAACCCACCCGCGCGTCAACGCGTTCCTCCGGGGAGACGCGCACACCGTCACCGAGCTCCTCGTCGACGCGCTCGGAGCCGGATCCGGATCCGGCTGGCGCGACACCGTCGACGTGCCGGCGCTGCGCACCCAGGTCGTCGAGGGCGAGTTCGCCGACGACGGGCGCCTCGATCCGCGCGCGGCGGCGTCGCGCCTCGCCGAACTCCTGCCGAGTGAGCGCATCGTGGTGTCGGACGGCGGTCACTTCCTGGGCTGGGCCAACATGTTCTGGCCCGTGGCCTCCGCCGGACGGATGGTCATGGTCGGCACGGCCTACCAGTCGATCGGGCTCGGATTCCCGAGCGTTGCGGGCGCCGCGGCCGCGGATGCCGACTCGGCCATCGTCCTCTCGACGGGCGACGGCGGCGGCCTCATGGCGCTCGCCGACCTCGAGACCGCAGTCCGTACCGCGGGCGGCCGGGGCATCTGCGTCGTCTGGAACGACGGTGCGTACGGGGCCGAAGTCAACCTCTACGGTCTGCTCGGACTGAACGAACGCCCCATGCGGATCCCCGACGTCGACTTCGCCGCCCTCGGCGCCGCGGTCGGCGCCGAGCCGGTCGTCGTGACCTCGCTCGCCGACCTTGATCGCGTCGCGACCTGGGCGGAGGAGCCGGTCGCCGAGCGCCGCTTCCTCATGCTCGATCTGCGCATCTCGGGCCGCATCATCGCGCCGTACCAGCACGAGATCATCCGGGTGAACCTCGGCTAG
- a CDS encoding FAD-binding monooxygenase: protein MQFHHHGYVSGDPRVQPAAGIGLDRPAELPDEMDVLIIGTGPAGVITAAQLATFPHVHARIIDRRPGRLEVGQADGIQARSVETFQAFGFAPQITQEAYWITEMAFWRPDVDNPRNIVRGGRAIDDEHGISEFPHLIVNQARVLDYFLAFMRNAPSRMEPDYGWEFVSQRRLSGSHPVEVTLRRTAGDDEGAERTVRTKYLVGADGARSAVRRSIGRELTGAQAFHAWGVMDVLAETDFPDIRTKCAIQSHDGGSILHIPREGNHLFRMYVDLGEVDENDGGRVRETTQEQVEQRANEIMHPYTLEVRDVAWRSVYEVGHRVTDSFHDADTDPRVFILGDACHTHSAKAGQGMNVSMQDGWNLAWKLAHVLDGRAGEELLETYSGERQQIAVDLIDFDREWSTLMAKRPEEFDDPAELEDFYVRTAEFPAGFMTEYQPSMITGDVAHQELAAGFPVGKRFKSHMVTRVCDANPVHLGHHATADGRWRIYVFADAAAPAESSPTRALADWLATDPASPLVRYRPEGADVDAWFDVKVIYQQPHSAFDITDAPEAFLPRVGPFQVRDYERIYAARSGEDIFEGRGVSREGAVVIVRPDQYVSQVLPLGSTADIAAHFDRIMG from the coding sequence ATGCAGTTCCACCACCACGGTTACGTATCGGGAGACCCGCGGGTGCAGCCCGCGGCCGGCATCGGACTCGACCGTCCGGCCGAGCTGCCCGACGAGATGGACGTGCTGATCATCGGCACGGGCCCGGCCGGTGTCATCACCGCGGCACAGCTCGCCACGTTCCCTCACGTGCACGCGCGGATCATTGACCGTCGGCCGGGTCGCCTCGAAGTCGGCCAGGCCGACGGCATCCAGGCGCGATCTGTCGAGACGTTCCAAGCGTTCGGGTTCGCCCCACAGATCACGCAGGAAGCGTACTGGATCACGGAGATGGCGTTCTGGCGACCGGACGTCGACAACCCGCGCAACATCGTGCGCGGCGGGCGGGCGATCGACGACGAGCACGGCATCAGCGAGTTCCCGCACCTCATCGTGAACCAGGCGCGCGTGCTCGACTACTTCCTCGCGTTCATGCGCAACGCGCCCTCGCGCATGGAGCCCGACTACGGCTGGGAGTTCGTCTCGCAGCGGCGACTGTCGGGCAGTCACCCCGTCGAGGTGACGCTGCGGCGCACCGCGGGGGACGACGAGGGCGCCGAACGTACGGTGCGCACGAAGTACCTCGTCGGCGCCGACGGCGCCCGCAGCGCTGTCCGGCGTTCGATCGGTCGCGAGCTCACGGGCGCGCAGGCGTTCCATGCCTGGGGCGTGATGGATGTGCTCGCGGAGACGGACTTCCCCGACATCCGCACGAAGTGCGCGATTCAGTCGCACGACGGCGGATCCATCCTGCACATTCCGCGCGAGGGCAACCACCTCTTCCGGATGTACGTCGACCTCGGCGAGGTGGACGAGAACGACGGCGGGCGGGTGCGCGAAACCACGCAGGAACAGGTCGAACAGCGCGCGAACGAGATCATGCACCCGTACACGCTCGAGGTGCGCGACGTCGCATGGCGCAGCGTCTACGAGGTCGGTCACCGCGTCACCGACTCGTTCCACGATGCGGACACCGATCCGCGGGTGTTCATTCTCGGTGACGCGTGCCACACGCACTCCGCCAAGGCGGGCCAGGGCATGAACGTGTCGATGCAGGACGGCTGGAACCTCGCCTGGAAGCTCGCCCACGTGCTCGATGGCCGCGCGGGGGAGGAGCTGCTCGAGACATACTCGGGCGAGCGCCAGCAGATTGCGGTCGACCTGATCGACTTCGACCGCGAATGGTCGACGCTCATGGCGAAGCGCCCGGAGGAGTTCGACGATCCGGCGGAGCTCGAGGATTTCTACGTGCGCACGGCCGAGTTCCCCGCGGGGTTCATGACCGAGTATCAGCCGTCGATGATCACGGGCGACGTGGCACATCAGGAGCTCGCGGCGGGCTTCCCGGTCGGCAAGCGCTTCAAGTCGCACATGGTCACGAGGGTCTGCGACGCGAACCCCGTGCATCTCGGTCACCACGCGACGGCGGATGGCCGGTGGCGCATCTACGTCTTCGCCGACGCGGCCGCGCCTGCTGAGTCGTCGCCGACGCGTGCGCTCGCCGATTGGCTCGCCACGGATCCGGCCTCCCCGCTCGTGCGGTATCGGCCGGAGGGCGCCGATGTCGACGCCTGGTTCGACGTGAAGGTGATCTACCAGCAGCCGCACTCCGCGTTCGACATCACCGACGCGCCCGAGGCGTTCCTCCCGCGCGTGGGGCCGTTCCAGGTGCGCGACTACGAGCGGATCTACGCGGCGCGATCGGGCGAGGATATCTTCGAGGGGCGCGGCGTCTCGCGCGAGGGGGCGGTCGTGATCGTGCGGCCCGACCAGTACGTCTCGCAGGTGCTGCCGCTCGGCAGCACGGCGGACATCGCGGCGCATTTCGACCGCATCATGGGCTGA
- a CDS encoding IclR family transcriptional regulator, whose protein sequence is MTSESPVGGSQTLSRGIRMLETLADADRPLSIDELSAALGLHRSVAYRLLRTLEHHGLVSRDDAGRVRLAAGLATLAYAVSRDLQQAAYPHLAEAADTLGMTCLIAVLVDGDEAVTLTSASPRSEITISYRPGHRHPITRGGPGKAILMGLDAADWPTTVPDHLRDEIAESARRGYALSESEVVPSLHAVSVPLELPGQPPASLAAIHITLPRPAAEIAEALDRASAAISSALGR, encoded by the coding sequence ATGACGTCCGAGTCGCCAGTCGGCGGATCCCAGACACTGAGTCGCGGCATCCGCATGCTCGAGACACTCGCCGATGCCGACCGACCCTTGTCGATCGATGAGCTGTCGGCCGCGCTGGGGCTGCACCGATCCGTCGCCTACCGGCTGCTGCGCACGCTCGAGCATCACGGGCTCGTCTCGCGCGACGACGCGGGTCGCGTGCGGCTGGCGGCAGGTCTCGCCACGCTCGCGTATGCCGTGTCACGCGATCTCCAGCAGGCGGCCTATCCGCACCTCGCCGAGGCCGCGGACACGCTCGGGATGACCTGCCTCATCGCGGTGCTCGTGGACGGCGACGAGGCCGTCACTCTCACCAGCGCCTCGCCACGCAGCGAGATCACCATCTCCTATCGCCCCGGCCACCGTCATCCCATCACGCGCGGCGGGCCCGGCAAGGCGATTCTGATGGGGCTCGACGCCGCCGACTGGCCCACCACGGTCCCGGACCACCTGCGCGACGAGATCGCCGAGAGCGCGCGCCGCGGCTACGCGCTCAGCGAGAGCGAGGTCGTGCCGTCGTTGCACGCCGTCTCCGTGCCGCTCGAGCTGCCGGGACAGCCGCCCGCCTCTCTCGCCGCGATCCACATCACGCTGCCGCGCCCGGCCGCCGAGATCGCCGAGGCCCTCGACCGGGCCTCGGCGGCGATCTCATCGGCGCTCGGCCGGTGA
- a CDS encoding mannitol-1-phosphate 5-dehydrogenase produces MKAVHFGAGNIGRGFVGALLAEGGYEIVFSDVAADLVAALEEADSYTVHEVGDGGRDIVVSGFSAVNSAEDPERVAREIADADVVTCAVGPTVLKFIAPHVLAGIRARDADAAPVQVMACENAIGATDQLRGHITEVAGEEWGELSPRAVFANTAVDRIVPGQPEGAGIDVTVEPFFEWAIERAPFDQAPPTIPGAHFVDELGPYIERKLFTVNTGHAATAYHGARAGYERIADALADPGIEQKVARAIEETSAVLAHKHGFADEELAAYRATILQRFKNPALPDTVGRVGRQPLRKLSRHERFVGPAAEAAERGLAVDGLLDAIDAALAFDDPDDEQAAQLRAKLAAQSADAFTADVTGLDPSHPLYAAVRDVVAGHTR; encoded by the coding sequence ATGAAGGCCGTGCACTTCGGCGCCGGCAACATCGGGCGCGGCTTCGTCGGCGCCCTGCTGGCCGAGGGCGGATACGAGATCGTGTTCTCAGACGTCGCCGCCGACCTCGTCGCCGCGCTCGAGGAGGCAGACTCCTACACGGTGCACGAGGTCGGCGACGGCGGACGCGACATCGTCGTGTCCGGGTTCTCGGCCGTGAACAGCGCCGAGGATCCGGAGCGCGTCGCACGCGAGATCGCGGACGCCGACGTCGTCACGTGCGCGGTCGGCCCCACGGTGCTGAAGTTCATCGCACCGCACGTGCTCGCGGGGATCCGTGCTCGGGACGCGGATGCCGCCCCCGTTCAGGTGATGGCGTGCGAGAACGCGATCGGCGCGACCGATCAGCTGCGCGGGCACATCACGGAGGTTGCGGGCGAGGAATGGGGAGAGCTCTCCCCGCGTGCCGTCTTCGCGAACACCGCGGTCGACCGCATCGTCCCCGGCCAGCCGGAGGGAGCGGGGATCGACGTGACCGTCGAGCCATTCTTCGAGTGGGCGATCGAGCGCGCCCCGTTCGACCAGGCGCCGCCGACGATCCCCGGCGCGCACTTCGTCGACGAGCTCGGCCCGTACATCGAGCGAAAGCTGTTCACCGTGAACACGGGCCACGCCGCCACCGCCTACCACGGCGCGCGGGCCGGCTACGAGCGGATCGCGGACGCCCTCGCGGATCCGGGCATCGAGCAGAAGGTGGCCCGCGCGATCGAGGAGACCAGCGCGGTGCTCGCCCACAAGCACGGTTTCGCCGACGAGGAACTCGCGGCCTACCGAGCGACGATCCTCCAGCGCTTCAAGAATCCCGCCCTGCCGGACACGGTGGGCCGCGTCGGCCGCCAGCCGCTGCGCAAGCTGTCGCGGCACGAGCGCTTCGTCGGCCCCGCCGCGGAAGCCGCCGAGCGCGGCCTCGCCGTCGACGGGCTGCTGGATGCGATCGACGCGGCCCTCGCGTTCGATGACCCGGACGACGAGCAGGCCGCCCAGCTGCGGGCGAAGCTCGCGGCGCAGAGCGCCGACGCGTTCACGGCGGACGTGACGGGCCTGGATCCGTCGCACCCGCTGTACGCGGCGGTGCGCGACGTGGTCGCGGGCCATACGCGCTGA
- a CDS encoding PTS mannitol transporter subunit IICBA has translation MSTQTAETKAPGGFRVLIQKVGSFMSGMVMPNIPALVAWGLFTAFFIEKGWTPNADLETIVGPMIHYLLPLIIAYTGGFMIYDKRGGVVGVIATMGAIVGSDLLVAVANETGDGGLPQIHMFLGAMIMGPLAAWIMKKLDTLWEGKVKAGFEMLVSMFSAGIFGFLAAIFAFYVLAPVVNWLTGVLSNAVGFLVENGLLPLTSIIIEPAKVFFLNNAINHGVLTPLGIGELDEHGKSILFLLEANPGVGLGLLLAFTFFGVGAAKGSAPGAAIIHFFGGIHEVYFPYVLMKPSLLLAVVAGGMTGVGVNVLFDTGLRAPAAPGSIIAVMIQTAGGDYVGVILAVVASAAVTFVIAAVILRASRKRDLAAGDKFSQAVAQTAKNKGKDSAALSGLVAGATTTATKTIEKVIFACDAGMGSSAMGAGVLRKKFKAAGITDVTVTNKSIANLDGSADLVITQAQLTDRARQNEPGAIHVSVGGFLDAPEYDEVVEMVRRQREDGDVPAEETEAAPAPDVADDSSGGSDVLKPEYVRIHAGSVTRDEALAEAAGILEGAGAVTGDYAQAMKDREETVSTFMGNGLAIPHGTDAAKDAVLGTALSVVRYDGGVDWGDGDTATFVVGIAGQGDAHLEILQSVAVQFGDEDAVEQLKQASSPEELYRLLQDGLA, from the coding sequence ATGTCAACGCAGACAGCAGAGACCAAGGCGCCCGGCGGGTTCCGGGTGCTGATCCAGAAGGTCGGATCCTTCATGTCGGGCATGGTCATGCCCAACATTCCCGCGCTCGTCGCGTGGGGCCTGTTCACCGCGTTCTTCATCGAGAAGGGGTGGACGCCGAACGCCGACCTGGAGACGATCGTCGGCCCGATGATCCACTATCTGCTGCCGCTGATCATCGCCTACACCGGCGGGTTCATGATCTACGACAAGCGCGGCGGGGTCGTCGGCGTCATCGCGACGATGGGCGCGATCGTGGGAAGCGACCTGCTCGTCGCGGTCGCCAACGAGACGGGAGACGGCGGCCTCCCCCAGATCCACATGTTCCTCGGCGCGATGATCATGGGTCCGCTCGCCGCATGGATCATGAAGAAGCTCGACACCCTGTGGGAAGGCAAGGTCAAGGCGGGCTTCGAGATGCTCGTGTCGATGTTCTCGGCCGGCATCTTCGGCTTCCTCGCCGCGATCTTCGCCTTCTATGTCCTCGCGCCCGTCGTGAACTGGCTCACGGGGGTCCTCAGCAACGCCGTGGGATTCCTCGTCGAGAACGGACTGCTGCCCCTCACCAGCATCATCATCGAGCCGGCGAAGGTGTTCTTCCTCAACAACGCGATCAACCACGGCGTGCTGACACCGCTAGGGATCGGCGAACTCGACGAGCACGGCAAATCGATCCTCTTCCTGCTCGAAGCCAACCCCGGCGTCGGTCTTGGCCTGCTGCTCGCGTTTACGTTCTTCGGCGTCGGTGCCGCGAAGGGATCCGCCCCCGGCGCCGCGATCATCCACTTCTTCGGCGGCATCCACGAGGTCTACTTCCCGTACGTGCTGATGAAGCCGTCGCTGCTGCTCGCGGTGGTCGCGGGCGGGATGACCGGCGTCGGCGTCAACGTCCTGTTCGACACCGGCCTGCGCGCACCCGCCGCGCCGGGGTCGATCATCGCGGTGATGATCCAGACGGCGGGCGGCGACTACGTCGGTGTGATCCTCGCCGTCGTCGCCTCCGCGGCCGTGACGTTCGTGATCGCCGCCGTCATCCTCCGCGCCAGCCGAAAGCGCGACCTCGCCGCGGGCGACAAGTTCTCCCAGGCCGTCGCACAGACCGCGAAGAACAAGGGCAAGGACTCCGCGGCGCTGTCCGGCCTCGTCGCCGGGGCCACGACTACCGCCACGAAGACGATCGAGAAGGTCATCTTCGCGTGCGACGCGGGCATGGGATCCTCCGCCATGGGCGCGGGCGTGCTCCGCAAGAAGTTCAAGGCGGCCGGCATCACCGACGTCACCGTGACGAACAAGTCGATCGCGAACCTCGACGGATCCGCCGACCTCGTCATCACCCAGGCGCAGCTCACCGACAGGGCGCGACAGAACGAGCCCGGCGCGATCCACGTCTCGGTGGGCGGCTTCCTCGACGCCCCCGAATACGACGAGGTCGTCGAGATGGTGCGCCGCCAGCGCGAGGACGGCGACGTTCCCGCGGAGGAGACGGAGGCAGCGCCGGCTCCCGACGTCGCGGACGACAGCTCCGGCGGCTCCGATGTCCTCAAGCCCGAGTACGTGCGGATCCATGCCGGATCCGTCACGCGCGACGAGGCGCTCGCCGAGGCGGCGGGCATCCTCGAGGGCGCCGGGGCCGTCACGGGCGACTACGCCCAGGCGATGAAGGACCGCGAGGAGACCGTGTCCACCTTCATGGGCAACGGCCTCGCGATCCCCCACGGCACCGACGCCGCCAAGGACGCCGTCCTCGGCACCGCGCTGTCGGTCGTCCGCTACGACGGCGGGGTCGACTGGGGCGACGGCGACACCGCGACGTTCGTCGTCGGCATTGCCGGCCAGGGCGACGCTCATCTCGAGATCCTGCAGTCGGTCGCCGTGCAGTTCGGCGACGAGGACGCGGTCGAGCAGCTGAAGCAGGCCTCCTCGCCGGAGGAGCTGTACCGCCTGCTCCAGGACGGACTGGCCTGA